A window of Sphingobium herbicidovorans contains these coding sequences:
- a CDS encoding CoA transferase subunit A — translation MVKKLYPDAASALEGLLFDGMHLCAGGFGLCGIPERLIDAIRDSGVKDLTIASNNAGIDGEGLGKLLRTRQVKKMISSYVGENKEFERQYLSGELEVEFCPQGTLAERCRAGGAGIPGFYTKTGVGTAVAEGKEVKVFDGQEYILERGIFADVAIIKGWKADESGNLIFRKTARNFNQPMATAAKICVAEVEEVVPVGSLDPDAIHLPGIYVKRMIIGAPYDKKIEFRTVRQRETA, via the coding sequence ATGGTCAAGAAGCTGTACCCCGATGCTGCGTCTGCGTTGGAGGGTCTTCTCTTCGATGGGATGCATCTTTGCGCTGGCGGCTTTGGACTTTGCGGAATTCCCGAGCGTTTGATCGACGCGATCCGTGATTCGGGGGTCAAGGACCTCACTATCGCGTCCAACAATGCGGGCATTGACGGCGAAGGGCTGGGCAAGCTGTTGCGCACCCGGCAGGTCAAGAAGATGATCTCTTCCTATGTCGGCGAGAACAAGGAGTTCGAGCGGCAGTATCTTTCAGGTGAACTGGAAGTGGAATTTTGTCCGCAGGGTACGCTGGCGGAGCGTTGCCGTGCAGGCGGCGCAGGTATTCCGGGCTTCTACACCAAGACCGGCGTGGGCACCGCCGTCGCCGAGGGCAAGGAAGTCAAGGTATTCGACGGGCAGGAATATATATTGGAGCGCGGCATTTTCGCCGACGTCGCGATCATCAAGGGCTGGAAGGCCGATGAAAGCGGTAACCTGATCTTCCGCAAGACGGCCCGCAATTTCAACCAGCCGATGGCCACCGCCGCGAAGATCTGCGTCGCCGAAGTCGAGGAGGTCGTGCCCGTTGGCAGCCTTGATCCCGACGCGATCCATTTGCCCGGCATCTATGTGAAGCGCATGATTATCGGCGCGCCATACGACAAGAAAATCGAATTCCGCACTGTTCGCCAGAGGGAGACCGCCTGA
- the thiS gene encoding sulfur carrier protein ThiS yields the protein MHVDGTLSIRINGEHRRVRAGLTLAQLASELGFVPEKVAVERNLEVVPRSTLTQVLVEDGDELEIVHFVGGGDVSAVDEDSWTVAGKTFRSRLIVGTGKYKNFEQNAAAVQASGAEIVTVAVRRVNVSDPNAPMLTDFIDPKKITYLPNTAGCYTGEEAIRTLRLAREAGGWDLVKLEVLGEARTLYPDMVETLRATEILAKEGFKPMVYCVDDPIAAKRLEDAGAVAIMPLGAPIGSGLGIQNRVTIRLIVEGTKLPVLVDAGVGTASEAAEAMELGCTGVLMNTAIAEAKDPVLMAAAMKAGVEAGRMAYRAGRMGKRMYADPSSPLAGLI from the coding sequence TTGCACGTCGACGGAACCCTATCCATCCGCATCAACGGCGAACATCGCCGCGTGCGCGCGGGCCTCACGCTGGCCCAATTGGCGAGCGAACTGGGGTTCGTGCCTGAAAAGGTGGCGGTGGAGCGGAACCTTGAAGTCGTGCCCCGTTCCACCCTGACGCAGGTGCTGGTGGAGGATGGCGACGAACTGGAAATCGTGCACTTCGTGGGCGGCGGCGATGTGTCGGCGGTCGATGAAGACAGCTGGACCGTGGCGGGCAAGACTTTCCGGTCGCGCCTGATCGTCGGCACCGGCAAATACAAGAATTTCGAGCAGAATGCGGCGGCGGTCCAGGCGTCCGGGGCGGAAATCGTCACCGTCGCTGTGCGGCGCGTCAATGTGTCGGACCCCAACGCGCCGATGCTGACCGACTTCATCGACCCGAAGAAGATCACCTACCTGCCCAACACGGCGGGCTGCTATACCGGCGAGGAGGCGATCCGCACGCTGCGGCTGGCGCGCGAGGCTGGCGGATGGGATCTCGTCAAGCTGGAGGTGCTGGGCGAGGCGCGGACGCTCTATCCCGACATGGTCGAGACGCTGCGCGCGACGGAGATATTGGCCAAGGAAGGCTTCAAGCCGATGGTCTATTGCGTCGATGACCCGATCGCCGCCAAGCGGCTGGAGGATGCGGGCGCGGTGGCGATCATGCCGCTGGGCGCGCCGATCGGGTCCGGCCTCGGCATCCAGAACCGCGTGACGATCCGGCTGATCGTCGAAGGCACGAAGCTGCCGGTGCTGGTCGATGCGGGCGTGGGCACCGCGTCCGAAGCGGCCGAGGCGATGGAGCTGGGCTGTACCGGCGTGCTGATGAACACCGCCATTGCGGAGGCCAAGGACCCGGTGCTGATGGCGGCGGCGATGAAGGCTGGCGTCGAGGCGGGGCGCATGGCCTATCGCGCGGGGCGGATGGGCAAGCGCATGTATGCCGATCCGTCCAGCCCGCTTGCCGGGTTGATCTGA